Proteins from one Azospirillum brasilense genomic window:
- a CDS encoding polyprenyl synthetase family protein: MADMAADVERAILHLLPTTDLPESRVLEAMRYGCLNGGKRLRPFLVCQSAALFGVNPDCALRVAVAVEFVHSYSLVHDDLPAMDDGDLRRGQPTVHRKFDEATAILAGDGLLTYAFEVLADPATHEDPNVRCQLVAALAKAAGPHGMVGGQMLDLIAEHETFDLGTTTRLQRMKTGDMIAFSCEAGGILGKAPPPQRLALRAYAHDLGLAFQIVDDLLDVEGTEAETGKSVGRDAEAGKSTFVSILGQDRARSQAAMLAVQAKAHLEIFEGRADILKAVADFVVARRT; encoded by the coding sequence GGCGATGCGCTACGGCTGCCTGAACGGCGGCAAGCGGCTGCGTCCCTTCCTGGTGTGCCAGTCCGCGGCGCTGTTCGGCGTCAACCCGGACTGCGCGCTGCGCGTCGCCGTGGCGGTGGAGTTCGTGCACAGCTACTCGCTGGTCCATGACGATCTGCCGGCGATGGACGACGGCGATCTGCGCCGCGGCCAGCCGACCGTGCATCGCAAGTTCGACGAGGCGACCGCCATCCTGGCCGGCGACGGGCTGCTGACCTACGCCTTCGAGGTGCTGGCTGACCCGGCGACCCACGAGGACCCGAACGTGCGCTGCCAGCTCGTGGCGGCGCTCGCCAAGGCGGCCGGGCCGCACGGCATGGTCGGCGGCCAGATGCTCGACCTGATCGCCGAGCACGAGACCTTCGACCTCGGCACGACGACGCGGCTCCAGCGCATGAAGACCGGCGACATGATCGCCTTCTCCTGCGAGGCCGGCGGCATCCTGGGCAAGGCCCCGCCGCCGCAGCGTCTCGCGCTGCGCGCCTACGCCCATGACCTGGGGCTGGCCTTCCAGATCGTCGACGACCTGCTGGACGTGGAAGGCACGGAGGCGGAGACCGGCAAGTCGGTCGGGCGCGACGCGGAGGCCGGAAAGTCGACCTTCGTGTCCATCCTCGGGCAGGACCGCGCCCGTTCGCAGGCCGCGATGCTGGCCGTGCAGGCCAAGGCGCACCTGGAGATCTTCGAGGGGCGCGCCGATATCCTCAAAGCGGTCGCCGACTTCGTCGTCGCGCGGCGGACCTGA
- the dxs gene encoding 1-deoxy-D-xylulose-5-phosphate synthase, with product MTPNDKTPLLDLVRTPADLRALKPEQLRQVADELRTETISAVSVTGGHLGAGLGVVELTVALHYVFQTPADRLIWDVGHQCYPHKILTGRRDRIRTLRTGGGLSGFTNRSESEYDPFGAGHSSTSISAGLGMAVARDQLGRDNHVVAVIGDGAMSAGMAYEAMNNAGSANSKLIVILNDNDMSIAPPVGAMSAYLSRLISSKPYLSLRHLAKDIAEQLPRPLRTAARRAEEYARGMVTGGTLFEEMGFYYIGPIDGHNLDHLLPVLQNVRDADDDKPVLIHVVTKKGKGYGPAEASADKLHAVAKFDVVTGAQSKPKSNAPTYTRVFANALIAEAERDSRVLAITAAMPSGTGLDLFGQRFPDRCFDVGIAEQHAVTFAAGLATEGFKPFCAIYSTFLQRAYDQVVHDVVLQRLPVRFALDRAGLVGADGATHAGAFDVAYLGCLPDIVLMAAADELELMHMVATSATIDDRASALRYPRGEGVGLELPERGEVLPIGKGRILQEGTKVAILSYGTRLAEARKAAAELGARGLSTTVADARFAKPLDEELVRRLALEHEVLITIEEGSVGGFGSFVLQHLAMAGLLDGGLKIRPMVLPDRFLDHDSPAKQYEEAGLAARHIVATALQALGIEAAAVRA from the coding sequence GTGACCCCCAACGACAAGACGCCGCTTCTCGACCTCGTCCGCACCCCCGCCGACCTGCGCGCGCTCAAGCCCGAACAGCTTCGGCAGGTGGCCGACGAACTGCGCACGGAAACCATCAGCGCGGTGTCGGTGACCGGCGGTCATTTGGGCGCCGGGCTGGGGGTGGTCGAACTGACCGTCGCCCTGCATTACGTGTTCCAGACCCCGGCCGACCGGCTGATCTGGGACGTCGGGCACCAGTGCTACCCGCACAAGATCCTGACCGGGCGCCGCGACCGCATCCGCACCCTGCGCACCGGCGGTGGCCTGTCGGGCTTCACCAACCGGTCGGAGAGCGAGTACGATCCGTTCGGCGCTGGCCACAGCTCCACCTCGATCTCCGCGGGTCTGGGCATGGCGGTGGCGCGCGACCAGCTGGGCCGCGACAACCATGTGGTCGCCGTGATCGGCGACGGCGCGATGAGCGCCGGCATGGCCTACGAGGCGATGAACAACGCCGGGTCGGCGAACAGCAAGCTGATCGTCATCCTGAACGACAACGACATGTCCATCGCTCCGCCGGTCGGCGCGATGAGCGCGTACCTGTCGCGGCTGATCTCGTCGAAGCCCTATCTCAGCCTGCGCCATCTGGCCAAGGACATCGCGGAGCAGCTGCCGCGGCCGCTGCGCACGGCGGCGCGGCGGGCGGAGGAGTACGCCCGTGGCATGGTCACCGGCGGCACGCTGTTCGAGGAGATGGGCTTCTACTACATCGGCCCGATCGACGGGCACAATCTGGACCATCTGCTGCCGGTCCTGCAGAACGTGCGCGACGCCGACGACGACAAGCCGGTCCTGATCCACGTCGTCACCAAGAAGGGCAAGGGCTACGGCCCCGCCGAGGCCTCGGCCGACAAGCTGCACGCGGTCGCCAAGTTCGACGTCGTCACCGGCGCCCAGTCCAAGCCGAAGTCCAACGCCCCGACCTACACCCGCGTCTTCGCCAACGCCCTGATCGCCGAGGCCGAGCGCGACTCTCGCGTCCTCGCCATCACCGCGGCCATGCCGTCGGGCACCGGGCTCGACCTGTTCGGCCAGCGCTTCCCCGACCGCTGCTTCGACGTCGGCATCGCCGAGCAGCACGCGGTGACCTTCGCCGCCGGTCTGGCGACGGAGGGCTTCAAGCCCTTCTGCGCGATCTACTCGACCTTCCTGCAGCGCGCGTATGACCAGGTGGTGCACGACGTGGTGCTGCAGCGCCTGCCGGTGCGCTTCGCGCTCGACCGTGCCGGTCTGGTCGGGGCGGATGGGGCGACCCACGCCGGGGCCTTCGACGTGGCCTATCTCGGCTGCCTGCCCGACATCGTGCTGATGGCGGCGGCGGACGAGCTGGAGCTGATGCACATGGTGGCGACCAGCGCCACCATCGACGACCGCGCCTCGGCGCTGCGCTACCCGCGCGGCGAGGGGGTGGGGCTGGAGCTGCCGGAGCGCGGCGAGGTCCTGCCCATCGGCAAGGGCCGCATCCTCCAGGAAGGCACCAAGGTGGCGATCCTCAGCTACGGCACGCGCTTGGCCGAGGCGCGCAAGGCGGCGGCGGAACTGGGCGCGCGCGGCCTGTCGACGACGGTGGCCGATGCGCGCTTCGCCAAGCCGCTGGACGAGGAGCTGGTGCGCCGTCTGGCGCTGGAGCATGAGGTGCTGATCACCATCGAGGAGGGCTCGGTCGGCGGTTTCGGCAGCTTCGTGCTGCAGCATCTGGCGATGGCCGGGCTGCTGGACGGCGGGCTGAAGATCCGGCCGATGGTCCTGCCTGACCGCTTCCTCGACCATGACAGCCCGGCCAAGCAGTATGAGGAGGCCGGTCTTGCCGCCCGCCACATCGTCGCCACGGCTCTGCAGGCGCTGGGGATCGAGGCGGCGGCGGTGCGGGCCTGA
- a CDS encoding histidine kinase dimerization/phosphoacceptor domain -containing protein yields MPQVFAAGAGRASDENGASPQDGPEMFRSIVESSPTPTAVVDGTSFRCLYANAVMRALGLEAGHALSDRFPEASDERMAETLRNGEGARLRITGPEEVSWNLSVAALDGGPSLLVTLHPAESDSTETAHHHAREVSHRVKNTLQLVSSLLTLQTLSAKDPDMRRAFQEACGRIGTVTQAHQRVHAAARGSLVDFGAYLKDACREMESHFAVGGPERRIAVTVEQAMLPVDSVIPLALILNELVGNATKYAYAAGSPGDIEVSLVPRDEGGRRLSVADHGRGLPQGFEVARADSLGMKVARAFAGQLKGKLRAEPNVPGTRFVLDLPF; encoded by the coding sequence ATGCCTCAGGTGTTTGCAGCGGGTGCAGGGCGCGCATCCGACGAGAACGGCGCTTCGCCTCAGGATGGTCCGGAGATGTTCCGGTCCATCGTTGAGTCGTCTCCGACGCCCACTGCCGTGGTCGACGGGACATCCTTCCGTTGTCTTTACGCCAACGCCGTCATGCGCGCCTTGGGCTTGGAAGCGGGGCATGCCCTGTCCGACCGTTTTCCGGAAGCTTCCGACGAGCGCATGGCCGAGACGCTGCGCAATGGCGAGGGCGCCCGCCTGCGGATCACCGGGCCGGAGGAGGTGTCCTGGAACCTGTCTGTGGCCGCACTCGACGGCGGCCCATCGCTTCTGGTCACCCTGCATCCCGCCGAGTCCGATTCGACTGAGACCGCCCATCACCACGCGCGGGAGGTCAGCCATCGGGTCAAGAACACGCTCCAACTGGTGTCCAGCCTGTTGACGCTCCAGACCCTGTCGGCCAAGGACCCGGACATGCGCCGCGCCTTCCAGGAGGCGTGCGGCCGCATCGGCACGGTGACCCAGGCGCACCAGCGCGTTCACGCCGCCGCCCGCGGCAGCCTCGTCGATTTCGGGGCCTATCTGAAAGATGCCTGCCGGGAGATGGAAAGCCACTTTGCGGTGGGCGGGCCGGAACGGCGCATTGCCGTGACGGTGGAACAGGCGATGCTGCCGGTGGATTCCGTGATCCCCCTCGCCCTCATTCTCAATGAACTGGTTGGCAATGCCACCAAATACGCCTATGCGGCGGGTAGCCCGGGGGATATCGAAGTCAGTCTCGTGCCGCGCGACGAGGGTGGCCGCCGCCTGAGCGTCGCCGATCATGGCCGCGGCCTGCCGCAGGGCTTTGAGGTTGCGCGCGCCGACTCGCTGGGCATGAAGGTGGCGCGGGCTTTCGCTGGCCAGTTGAAAGGGAAGCTGCGCGCGGAGCCGAACGTTCCTGGCACGCGCTTCGTCCTTGACCTGCCTTTCTGA
- a CDS encoding TlyA family RNA methyltransferase, producing the protein MARVRADVALVERGLAESRAKAQALILAGLVYSDTKRIDKAGDAIAEDAPLSVKGQDHPWVSRGGLKLVKGLDVFSIDPTGLTAVDVGASTGGFTDVLLTRGAARVYAVDVGHGQLAWKLRNDPRVVVLEKTNARHLTSTEIPDPVDMVVCDASFIGLEVVLPAALALVVPGGRLVALIKPQFEVGKGRVGKGGVVREPELHQEVCDRIRGWLDALPGWRVLDITESPITGPEGNKEFLIGAVKDFWMEP; encoded by the coding sequence ATGGCGCGGGTGCGTGCGGATGTGGCGCTGGTGGAGCGCGGATTGGCCGAAAGCCGGGCCAAGGCGCAGGCGCTGATCCTGGCCGGGCTGGTCTATTCCGACACGAAGCGCATCGACAAGGCCGGCGATGCGATCGCCGAGGACGCTCCACTGTCGGTGAAGGGCCAGGACCATCCCTGGGTGTCACGCGGCGGGCTGAAGCTGGTCAAGGGATTGGACGTCTTCAGCATCGACCCCACCGGCCTGACCGCCGTCGACGTGGGCGCCTCGACCGGCGGCTTCACTGACGTGCTGCTGACCCGCGGCGCCGCCAGGGTCTATGCGGTGGATGTCGGACATGGACAACTGGCCTGGAAGCTGCGCAACGACCCGCGCGTCGTGGTTTTGGAAAAGACCAACGCCCGCCACCTGACCAGCACCGAGATTCCCGATCCGGTGGACATGGTGGTCTGCGACGCCAGCTTCATCGGACTGGAGGTGGTGCTTCCCGCCGCCCTCGCTCTGGTTGTGCCGGGCGGGCGGCTCGTCGCGCTCATCAAGCCGCAGTTTGAGGTCGGCAAGGGCCGCGTCGGCAAGGGTGGGGTGGTGCGCGAGCCGGAACTGCACCAGGAGGTCTGCGACCGCATCCGCGGGTGGCTCGATGCCCTGCCGGGTTGGCGCGTGCTGGACATCACCGAAAGCCCGATCACCGGCCCCGAAGGGAACAAGGAATTCCTGATCGGAGCGGTGAAGGACTTCTGGATGGAACCATAA
- a CDS encoding LysR family transcriptional regulator translates to MSKHGLIEFDAVLAIARRGSFRAAALELGLSTTALSNVIGKLERQLGVRLFNRTTRSVSLTDAGRQFVEKIGPALQDIHEAMETAQSQQDTPSGILRINSFAAAAREILPLLLQFLRLYPQVHVDLVTEGRLVDIVADGFDLGIRTADLVPSDMIAVPLGPRRRYAVVASPGYFRTRGQPRSPSDLLSHSCIRVRLPNGALYRWQFEKRGQPIQIDVGGPITLDEASLARMAVLENMGIGFFMESDVQGDLAAGRLVRILEDWTPPLERLCLYYPSRRHPSAAFKAFIDLARKFSASTTATT, encoded by the coding sequence ATGTCGAAACACGGTCTGATCGAATTTGATGCTGTTCTCGCCATTGCGCGGCGTGGATCGTTCCGGGCAGCGGCCCTGGAACTTGGCCTGTCGACCACCGCACTGAGCAACGTCATCGGGAAGCTGGAGCGTCAACTCGGCGTCCGACTGTTCAATCGCACGACCCGGAGCGTCTCCCTGACCGACGCCGGGCGGCAGTTCGTGGAGAAAATCGGTCCCGCGCTCCAGGACATCCATGAGGCGATGGAAACCGCCCAGTCGCAGCAGGATACGCCATCGGGCATCTTGCGGATCAACAGCTTTGCCGCAGCCGCGCGTGAGATCCTTCCCCTCCTGCTCCAGTTCCTGCGGCTCTATCCGCAGGTCCATGTCGATCTCGTCACCGAAGGCCGGCTCGTCGACATCGTCGCGGACGGTTTCGATCTCGGCATCCGCACCGCGGACCTCGTCCCCAGCGACATGATCGCGGTGCCGCTCGGTCCGCGCCGCCGCTATGCGGTGGTTGCATCACCGGGCTATTTCCGGACCCGGGGCCAGCCAAGGTCGCCCTCCGACCTGCTTTCCCATTCGTGCATCCGCGTAAGGCTGCCCAATGGAGCGCTTTATCGGTGGCAGTTCGAGAAGAGGGGACAGCCGATCCAGATCGACGTGGGCGGCCCGATCACCCTGGACGAGGCCAGCCTCGCCCGCATGGCGGTGCTGGAAAATATGGGGATCGGCTTCTTCATGGAGTCCGACGTTCAAGGCGACCTTGCCGCCGGCCGCCTCGTTCGCATTCTCGAAGACTGGACCCCGCCACTGGAGCGGCTTTGCCTCTACTATCCCAGCCGGCGACACCCGTCTGCCGCGTTCAAAGCATTCATTGATCTTGCCCGGAAATTTTCTGCTTCAACAACTGCGACGACTTGA
- a CDS encoding nuclear transport factor 2 family protein: protein MSIELPKPIADYVEANAQLDVDGMLTPFAADAVLLDNGKRHKGHAELRTLFEDEVIAVKAIFMPDTVRDENGQVVVEGPAHGDFKGSPIRFTYRFTLEHDAIKDLEITV from the coding sequence ATGTCGATCGAACTGCCCAAACCCATAGCCGACTATGTCGAGGCTAATGCACAACTCGATGTGGACGGCATGCTGACGCCTTTTGCCGCCGACGCGGTCCTCTTGGACAACGGAAAACGTCACAAGGGCCACGCCGAGCTGCGAACCTTGTTTGAAGACGAGGTGATTGCGGTCAAGGCCATCTTCATGCCGGACACTGTTCGCGACGAGAACGGGCAAGTCGTTGTCGAAGGCCCTGCCCATGGCGACTTCAAGGGCAGCCCCATCCGCTTCACCTATCGCTTCACGCTCGAACATGACGCGATCAAAGACTTGGAGATCACAGTATGA
- a CDS encoding SDR family oxidoreductase gives MSIKADPTEFAGKRVLVSGGTKGLGRATVDRFLAGGARVMTAARGTPQPIDGVEFVQADLTTAEGGATLAKAALDRMGGIDILAHVIGGSASPGGGFLALTDDHWLAELNLNLLATVRLDRLLAPQMMERGAGAIVHITSIQSILPLPESTTGYAAAKAALRTYSKSISKELGPKGVRVNAVSPGWIMTESSVDFLKRLQAANGGTIEEARQVVLDALGGIPIGRAAEPDEVADLIAYLASDRAAAIHGAEFIIDGGTVRTV, from the coding sequence ATGAGCATCAAAGCTGATCCAACTGAGTTCGCGGGAAAACGAGTGCTCGTCAGCGGCGGCACCAAGGGCTTGGGCCGCGCTACCGTCGATCGCTTCCTGGCCGGCGGCGCCCGGGTGATGACCGCCGCCCGCGGAACTCCACAACCGATCGACGGCGTCGAGTTCGTCCAGGCAGACCTGACGACAGCCGAGGGCGGGGCAACCCTGGCCAAGGCGGCGCTCGACCGTATGGGCGGCATCGACATCCTCGCTCATGTGATCGGCGGCTCGGCCTCGCCGGGCGGCGGCTTTCTTGCCCTGACGGACGATCACTGGCTCGCCGAGCTGAACCTTAACCTTCTGGCCACTGTCCGCCTTGATCGCCTCCTGGCTCCGCAGATGATGGAACGGGGGGCCGGCGCGATTGTGCATATCACGTCCATCCAATCGATCCTGCCGCTTCCCGAATCGACCACTGGCTACGCCGCCGCAAAGGCTGCGCTCAGGACCTACAGCAAGTCGATCTCTAAGGAGCTGGGACCGAAGGGCGTGCGGGTCAACGCTGTCTCCCCCGGCTGGATCATGACCGAGTCGTCCGTCGACTTTCTGAAGCGTCTGCAGGCCGCCAATGGCGGAACGATCGAGGAGGCGCGGCAAGTTGTCCTCGATGCTCTGGGTGGGATCCCGATCGGGCGTGCGGCCGAGCCCGATGAGGTTGCCGATCTCATTGCCTATCTGGCCTCGGATCGCGCCGCCGCGATCCACGGCGCCGAGTTTATCATCGACGGCGGCACCGTTCGGACTGTCTGA
- a CDS encoding MarR family winged helix-turn-helix transcriptional regulator yields the protein MSDENNPPVPLEDQLCFAIYSAGIAIQRAYKPLLDALGLTYPQYLVLNILWREDGQTVGSIAQQLALESSTLTPLLKRLEAAKLIHRTRNPTNERQVIVSLTDQGLALRSRAGCLGDTLLRASGQSPDALGKLNREIAQLRDAVYAHIGGWTSPDAH from the coding sequence ATGTCGGATGAGAACAACCCGCCGGTGCCATTGGAGGATCAGCTCTGCTTCGCGATCTACTCGGCCGGCATCGCCATCCAGCGGGCATACAAGCCGCTGCTGGACGCCCTTGGCCTCACCTACCCGCAGTATCTCGTCCTCAACATCCTGTGGCGGGAAGACGGACAGACGGTGGGGAGCATCGCCCAGCAGCTTGCTCTTGAATCCAGCACGTTGACGCCCCTGCTCAAACGCCTCGAGGCCGCGAAGCTGATCCATCGCACGCGCAACCCGACCAATGAGAGGCAGGTCATCGTGTCGCTGACGGACCAAGGACTGGCTCTGCGTTCCAGGGCCGGTTGCCTGGGCGATACACTGCTCCGCGCCTCCGGGCAGTCACCCGACGCTTTGGGAAAGCTCAACCGCGAGATTGCACAACTGCGCGACGCCGTTTACGCGCATATCGGCGGCTGGACGTCCCCCGACGCACATTGA
- a CDS encoding alpha/beta fold hydrolase, with amino-acid sequence MRKTFQSLILAASVVTLPPSVSQAQPTSHSVEQTAVKNVVLVHGAFADGSGWRKVYEDLTTRGYRVTIVQNPLTSFDDDVAATRRALDRQDGPAVLVGHSWGGTVITEAGVHPKVRGLVYVSALSPDAGETTAQQYDGYTTPPEFVIETSGDGFGFIKPDNFAAGFAADATKADADFLKASQVPINMASFGVKLGHAAWRTKPSWAVVATEDKAFDQRMLQDMAKRIGAKVTNVPASHAVYFTQSAVVATVIDEAAQQSGAASR; translated from the coding sequence ATGAGGAAGACGTTTCAGTCCCTGATCCTGGCCGCTTCGGTCGTCACCCTGCCGCCGTCGGTTTCGCAGGCGCAGCCGACCAGCCATTCCGTCGAGCAAACGGCCGTTAAGAATGTTGTCCTCGTCCACGGCGCCTTCGCCGATGGATCGGGATGGCGGAAGGTCTATGAGGACCTGACCACCCGTGGTTACCGGGTCACGATCGTCCAGAATCCGCTCACCTCGTTCGACGACGATGTGGCGGCCACGCGGCGCGCGCTCGACCGGCAGGATGGTCCCGCCGTTCTGGTCGGCCACAGCTGGGGCGGCACCGTCATCACCGAAGCCGGCGTCCATCCCAAGGTGCGCGGGCTGGTCTATGTGTCCGCCCTGTCGCCCGACGCCGGCGAGACCACGGCGCAGCAGTATGACGGCTATACGACACCGCCCGAGTTCGTCATCGAGACCAGCGGGGACGGCTTCGGCTTCATCAAGCCCGACAATTTCGCCGCCGGCTTCGCGGCGGATGCGACGAAGGCCGACGCCGATTTTCTGAAGGCGTCGCAGGTGCCGATCAATATGGCGAGCTTCGGCGTGAAGCTCGGGCACGCCGCCTGGCGGACCAAGCCCAGCTGGGCGGTGGTCGCGACGGAGGACAAGGCGTTCGATCAGCGGATGCTCCAGGACATGGCGAAACGCATCGGAGCAAAGGTCACGAACGTTCCGGCCAGCCACGCCGTCTACTTCACGCAATCGGCAGTCGTCGCGACGGTGATCGACGAAGCGGCCCAACAGTCGGGCGCGGCTTCGCGCTAG
- a CDS encoding GMC family oxidoreductase, with amino-acid sequence MNQSVPGGSEEFNRRVRDNQTQRLSNLKPAYDFIVCGAGASGSVIARRLAENADCSVLLIEAGGSDEDEAVLNPALWPTNLGSRRDWGFHAEPNPHLDGRALPMSMGKGLGGGSSINVMVWARGHRADWDYFAEQSGDAGWSYEAALGIYRRIENWQGAPDPHYRGSSGPVWVQPAQNPSPIADALLSAAGSLGIPRYDSPNGRMMETAGGVAYADMLVRDGRRNSLYRAYVHPVADRPNLTILTDTLVRRVLLDGATATGVEVERGGEILSIMAGSEVVLSTGAINTPKLLMLSGIGDRSQLDRHGIPLARHLPGVGRGLQDHVSFGCTWEYRQPIAPHTSGSEATLYWKSRPELEAPDLLFCQVEFPVPSERTAARGVPDHGWTMFAGLAQPYSRGEVRLRSADPAAAPLVDPNMLSDPRDLETARACVRLCREIGNNAAFAPHVQREAIPGVGAAIDDQFLRDAAVTYWHQCGTARMGMDDLSVVDASLAVHGIDRLRVADGSILPRVTTGNTQAPCAIVGERAAEILRRRHGL; translated from the coding sequence ATGAACCAATCCGTCCCCGGTGGCTCCGAGGAGTTCAACCGACGTGTCCGTGACAATCAGACGCAAAGACTCTCCAACCTCAAGCCTGCCTATGATTTTATCGTCTGCGGTGCTGGCGCATCCGGATCCGTGATCGCGCGCCGCCTGGCTGAAAATGCCGACTGCTCCGTGCTCCTCATCGAAGCGGGGGGCAGCGACGAGGATGAGGCGGTGCTGAATCCGGCATTGTGGCCCACGAATCTCGGCAGTCGGCGCGATTGGGGATTCCACGCCGAGCCAAACCCGCATCTGGACGGCCGCGCGCTTCCCATGTCCATGGGCAAGGGGCTCGGCGGCGGGTCGAGCATCAATGTCATGGTGTGGGCAAGGGGCCATCGCGCCGACTGGGATTATTTCGCGGAACAGTCCGGCGATGCCGGCTGGAGCTATGAGGCGGCTCTCGGCATCTACCGCCGCATCGAGAATTGGCAGGGTGCGCCGGACCCGCATTACCGCGGCAGTTCCGGACCGGTGTGGGTGCAGCCCGCACAGAACCCGAGCCCGATCGCCGACGCCCTGCTCAGCGCGGCCGGGTCCCTCGGCATTCCGCGCTACGACAGCCCCAATGGCAGGATGATGGAAACCGCGGGAGGCGTGGCCTATGCCGATATGCTCGTGCGGGACGGACGGCGCAACTCGCTCTACCGCGCTTATGTCCATCCTGTGGCCGATCGACCGAACCTCACGATCCTGACCGATACGCTTGTGCGCCGCGTGCTCCTCGACGGGGCGACGGCGACCGGCGTCGAGGTCGAACGGGGCGGCGAGATTCTGTCGATCATGGCAGGCTCGGAGGTCGTCCTGTCCACCGGCGCCATCAACACGCCCAAGCTGCTCATGCTGTCCGGGATCGGCGACCGGAGCCAACTTGACCGGCACGGCATTCCGCTCGCACGTCACCTCCCCGGCGTAGGCCGCGGCCTGCAGGATCATGTGTCGTTCGGCTGCACCTGGGAGTATCGGCAGCCGATCGCTCCACACACCAGCGGGAGCGAGGCGACCCTCTACTGGAAAAGCCGTCCCGAACTGGAGGCGCCGGACCTTCTGTTCTGCCAGGTCGAGTTCCCCGTTCCCAGCGAGCGCACGGCGGCGCGCGGCGTCCCCGATCATGGGTGGACGATGTTCGCCGGGTTGGCGCAGCCCTATAGCCGTGGCGAGGTGCGGCTGCGGTCGGCGGACCCGGCCGCAGCGCCCCTGGTCGATCCCAACATGCTGTCCGATCCGCGGGACCTGGAGACGGCCCGCGCCTGCGTGCGGCTGTGCCGCGAGATCGGGAACAATGCAGCTTTCGCCCCCCATGTCCAGCGCGAGGCCATCCCCGGGGTGGGAGCGGCGATCGACGATCAATTCCTCCGCGACGCAGCGGTGACCTATTGGCATCAATGCGGGACGGCTCGGATGGGCATGGATGACCTGTCGGTCGTCGACGCGTCGCTGGCGGTTCACGGCATCGACCGGCTGCGCGTCGCGGATGGCTCGATCCTCCCGAGGGTCACGACGGGCAACACGCAAGCACCGTGCGCGATCGTGGGCGAGCGTGCGGCTGAAATCTTGCGGCGGCGGCATGGGTTGTAG
- a CDS encoding LysR family transcriptional regulator, with protein MEWSDVRVFLAIARSGTLGAAARSLQTSHPTVGRRLRALEQAIGHTLFQRTADGLVLTEEGHGIIALAEQMEESALAMERRLAGQEQNLKGSLRISSADWFGAYVLPPVLADFSKAYPNVDVEILTGTRLFNLAQREADVAFRIVPFDAADVVQRRLFRLEYGVYIAEEAQEPKYGDGTGFRLITHDTSTGHFPDIAWLIESFPNARPVLRSNNRNVQGRMCRQGIGIAVLPRVVGNQIPGIRRLDLPTPPPARDIWMGYHRDLRRLQRLRAFISTVSGHLVNATA; from the coding sequence ATGGAATGGAGCGACGTCAGAGTCTTTCTCGCGATTGCGCGATCCGGCACGCTCGGCGCAGCCGCGCGTTCTCTTCAGACAAGCCATCCGACCGTCGGCCGGCGCCTCCGCGCACTTGAGCAGGCGATCGGTCACACGCTCTTCCAGCGCACCGCGGACGGTCTTGTTCTGACCGAAGAGGGCCACGGGATCATCGCGCTGGCGGAGCAGATGGAGGAAAGCGCGCTGGCGATGGAGCGCCGGCTTGCGGGGCAAGAGCAGAACCTCAAAGGCAGTCTGCGCATTTCATCCGCGGACTGGTTCGGGGCCTATGTCTTGCCTCCCGTGCTGGCGGATTTCTCGAAAGCGTACCCCAACGTCGACGTCGAGATCCTGACCGGCACCCGCCTGTTCAATCTCGCCCAGCGGGAGGCCGACGTCGCTTTCCGTATCGTTCCGTTCGACGCCGCTGACGTTGTTCAGCGACGACTCTTCCGCCTTGAGTACGGCGTTTACATCGCGGAGGAGGCGCAGGAGCCGAAATATGGCGATGGGACCGGTTTCCGGCTGATCACCCACGACACGTCCACCGGCCATTTCCCTGACATCGCGTGGCTCATCGAAAGTTTCCCCAACGCGAGGCCGGTCCTGCGATCGAACAACCGGAACGTCCAGGGGCGCATGTGCAGGCAAGGCATCGGAATCGCCGTCCTCCCCCGCGTGGTCGGCAATCAGATCCCGGGTATCCGCAGACTGGACCTGCCGACGCCGCCGCCGGCGCGAGACATCTGGATGGGATATCACCGGGACCTACGGCGTCTTCAGCGTCTTCGTGCGTTCATCTCGACCGTATCAGGTCATCTCGTGAATGCGACCGCATGA
- a CDS encoding EthD family reductase produces the protein MMITMLVTYAGDEETPFDRDHWINVHFPLVRESWGRYGLVSAGGFFPQGKGAGLIAVGVVNFRDEAAMEAALNSPETAQVMADVDIVTAVKPQRSIVKPL, from the coding sequence ATGATGATCACGATGCTGGTGACCTATGCGGGCGATGAGGAAACGCCGTTCGACCGCGACCATTGGATCAACGTGCACTTCCCGCTCGTGCGGGAAAGCTGGGGACGTTATGGGCTGGTCAGCGCCGGTGGGTTCTTCCCGCAAGGTAAGGGTGCCGGGCTAATCGCGGTTGGGGTCGTCAATTTCCGCGACGAGGCCGCCATGGAAGCGGCGCTCAATTCGCCGGAAACCGCCCAGGTCATGGCCGACGTGGACATCGTCACCGCCGTCAAACCGCAGCGCAGCATCGTGAAGCCGCTCTGA